The Pseudomonas azotoformans genome has a segment encoding these proteins:
- a CDS encoding PDDEXK-like family protein, which yields MDDFLQISALLRARHQRPPGFNLFSVLRSSSDEVRLHSRFLAFLLDPKASHNQGTALLNLLLKRVGIQNFDSKSANVEVEYKNIDILVRNQSNQAVIIENKVYARDRDEQLWDYHQQMLGEGYRDIWTSYLTLDGAEPSEQSKKSLPVILLSYEAEIISWLKDCIPLVAREPGVRESIFQYIELLQKLTSSDQSEIYMSKLKEQILQGENIFVIADINHAFQSVLADLQFDIWERMTAYQTRQYPHLGNPVVSATKEAVSDFYKKAKNNKYIGLIFPFNFMQGGVYIEVNHRLYVGYCCDGGQYPVDRERLFDLCRDIAPRNRNTSTLYWRYSKIDVNLHAPSNEDLALLRDPEMRESIAISLIDDAHELWQRAHQKFA from the coding sequence ATGGACGACTTTCTACAAATCTCGGCACTGCTGCGCGCAAGACATCAGCGGCCGCCAGGCTTCAACCTCTTTTCAGTACTGCGCAGTTCAAGTGACGAGGTTCGGCTTCACTCGCGTTTCCTGGCATTCTTGCTCGACCCAAAAGCTAGCCACAATCAGGGAACAGCTCTGCTGAATCTCCTGTTGAAACGAGTGGGAATCCAGAACTTCGATTCAAAGAGTGCGAATGTCGAGGTCGAGTACAAGAACATCGACATCCTCGTTCGCAACCAATCCAATCAAGCAGTTATCATCGAGAACAAGGTCTACGCCCGCGACCGTGACGAGCAGTTGTGGGACTACCATCAGCAAATGCTGGGGGAAGGCTACCGCGATATTTGGACCTCATATCTCACCCTCGATGGTGCCGAGCCCAGTGAACAGAGCAAAAAGTCGCTGCCTGTAATTCTTCTCAGCTACGAAGCCGAGATCATTTCTTGGCTGAAGGACTGTATCCCACTGGTTGCCCGAGAGCCCGGCGTGCGGGAAAGCATTTTCCAGTACATCGAACTACTCCAAAAGCTTACATCCAGCGACCAGAGCGAGATTTACATGAGCAAGCTGAAAGAGCAGATTTTGCAGGGCGAAAACATCTTCGTAATCGCTGACATCAATCATGCATTCCAATCTGTTTTGGCCGACCTTCAATTTGATATTTGGGAGCGCATGACGGCTTACCAAACGCGCCAGTATCCGCACCTCGGCAACCCTGTTGTCTCAGCCACGAAGGAAGCAGTTTCTGACTTTTATAAAAAGGCAAAAAACAATAAATACATCGGGCTCATCTTCCCCTTCAACTTTATGCAGGGTGGCGTGTACATCGAGGTCAACCACCGGCTTTACGTCGGTTATTGCTGTGATGGTGGGCAGTATCCCGTAGACCGCGAACGCCTATTTGATCTATGCCGGGATATCGCACCCCGCAATCGTAATACGAGCACTCTGTACTGGAGATACTCAAAAATTGATGTGAACCTCCATGCCCCCTCCAATGAAGACTTGGCACTCCTTCGAGATCCGGAAATGAGGGAATCGATTGCCATCAGCTTGATTGATGACGCCCACGAACTCTGGCAGCGTGCTCACCAGAAATTTGCCTGA
- a CDS encoding HNH endonuclease: MAKGWSNEELLASVEAYRQMAEKHEAGVGYSKKQVYKELASRFERTPKAFEYRMQNISAVFDELGLPWIPGLKPAVNVGTAMKATLIQFIQGKTPEDDKWPEGLEDSSNWEKALAAVEQLGGSASRKQVEAWILARNPTYNSKNLADLYMMSVNSRARTGYSPNEKPRRTDQGNRYDRLFKVGKGTFELYDPAKHGIWEIYPDALSGSRFGVSVRQVTNPVEEALAVAQTAAEQADIFDPTDVADARKRVTADIIRRRGQPAFRKALLQAYGEACAITGCNLTAVLEAAHIHPYKGDHTNVVSNGLLLRTDIHTLFDLGLIAIESDTMLVRVSPKLEGTDYDKLNGSLLRQPEHHAHRVSSDALDWHWSQCGWCD; the protein is encoded by the coding sequence ATGGCAAAGGGCTGGAGCAACGAAGAGCTTCTCGCATCTGTTGAGGCCTACCGACAAATGGCAGAGAAGCACGAGGCCGGTGTTGGCTACTCGAAAAAACAGGTCTACAAGGAACTGGCCTCTCGATTTGAGCGCACACCGAAAGCCTTCGAATACAGAATGCAAAACATCTCTGCAGTGTTCGATGAGCTGGGTTTGCCATGGATACCCGGCCTGAAACCTGCCGTGAATGTGGGTACCGCGATGAAGGCGACGCTGATCCAGTTCATTCAGGGCAAGACTCCCGAGGATGACAAATGGCCTGAAGGCCTGGAAGACAGTAGCAACTGGGAGAAAGCCCTTGCAGCTGTGGAACAGCTTGGAGGCAGCGCCAGTCGAAAACAGGTCGAAGCTTGGATTCTCGCCCGAAACCCGACGTACAACTCCAAAAATTTGGCCGACCTCTACATGATGTCTGTTAACTCCCGCGCCCGCACGGGCTACTCACCAAACGAAAAGCCCCGACGGACTGATCAGGGCAACCGCTACGACAGACTGTTCAAAGTCGGTAAGGGCACCTTTGAACTTTATGATCCTGCCAAGCATGGCATTTGGGAAATTTACCCTGACGCATTATCGGGGAGCCGATTTGGTGTGTCTGTTCGCCAGGTTACGAATCCTGTTGAAGAAGCACTTGCTGTCGCCCAGACTGCTGCAGAGCAAGCGGACATCTTTGACCCCACAGACGTCGCTGATGCCAGAAAGCGCGTGACCGCCGACATCATCCGTCGTCGAGGGCAGCCCGCTTTCCGCAAAGCGCTATTGCAAGCCTATGGTGAAGCTTGTGCTATCACAGGCTGCAATCTGACCGCTGTACTCGAAGCCGCGCATATCCACCCTTACAAGGGCGATCACACCAATGTTGTATCAAACGGGTTGCTATTACGGACGGACATTCACACCTTGTTCGACCTGGGGCTGATCGCCATTGAGTCCGACACGATGCTCGTACGGGTGTCGCCAAAGCTGGAGGGCACCGACTACGACAAACTAAATGGATCTCTGCTTCGCCAACCCGAACACCACGCTCACCGAGTGAGCTCAGACGCCTTGGATTGGCACTGGAGCCAGTGCGGTTGGTGCGATTGA
- a CDS encoding Abi family protein, which produces MSIADPARSERKLAQVGYYRLSGYWFPARNFVRDHQQNVVLCGVTNKPLRQNTFLPGTTFDDAFSLYLFDKKLRQLMLDAIERIEIHVRTVTAHEVGYHGPLAYLDASFIVPKQTQNWTDRNKKPRNTWLEWLERQKSLVARSQEDCIEWHKQNHKAIPFWVAIEAWDFGTLSKYYEILKGNHQNRIAQRLGVSNTRTLKLWLQEINTLRNRCAHHSRIWNQASSNALPELPAEPYFQALNLDHNAMTRLYGQIAIIWFLVQRIGPSSDWIRHVADVIDSKPNLPGCPFASLGLPSEDGFPRQLFGI; this is translated from the coding sequence ATGAGTATTGCCGATCCTGCTCGCTCAGAACGTAAACTCGCCCAAGTGGGGTACTACCGTCTCAGCGGGTACTGGTTCCCAGCACGTAATTTTGTGAGAGACCATCAGCAGAATGTCGTGCTGTGTGGTGTAACCAATAAACCCCTTCGACAAAACACCTTCCTCCCGGGTACAACATTCGACGACGCATTCAGTCTTTATCTGTTCGATAAAAAACTACGCCAGCTAATGCTTGATGCCATAGAGCGAATCGAAATCCATGTCCGCACTGTGACAGCCCATGAAGTCGGGTATCACGGGCCATTGGCTTATTTAGACGCCAGCTTCATTGTCCCCAAGCAAACTCAAAACTGGACGGACAGAAACAAGAAGCCGCGTAATACCTGGCTGGAATGGCTTGAGCGTCAAAAAAGCTTGGTTGCCAGGAGCCAAGAAGACTGCATCGAGTGGCACAAACAAAACCACAAGGCTATCCCGTTTTGGGTAGCAATTGAGGCGTGGGACTTTGGCACCCTTTCCAAGTACTACGAAATCCTCAAAGGTAACCACCAGAACCGTATCGCGCAGCGTCTGGGTGTATCAAATACTAGGACGCTCAAGCTATGGCTCCAAGAAATCAACACCCTGCGAAACCGCTGCGCGCATCACAGCCGCATTTGGAACCAGGCCTCATCGAACGCCCTTCCTGAGCTTCCCGCCGAGCCTTACTTCCAAGCGTTAAACTTGGATCACAATGCCATGACCCGTCTATATGGACAGATCGCTATCATCTGGTTCCTCGTACAACGTATCGGACCAAGCTCTGACTGGATCCGGCATGTCGCAGATGTCATTGACTCCAAACCTAACCTGCCTGGCTGCCCGTTCGCATCACTTGGCCTACCCTCCGAAGATGGGTTCCCACGACAGTTGTTCGGCATCTAG